From one Deinococcus sp. QL22 genomic stretch:
- a CDS encoding transposase, with protein MAEAARQHDVHESLIPSWKAQFLEAGRARLAGDRPDQGVSLLERENDRLKRIWRRKNWSGMSREQCGGSEDD; from the coding sequence GTGGCGGAAGCGGCCCGACAGCATGATGTCCATGAAAGCCTGATCCCCAGTTGGAAAGCTCAATTCTTGGAGGCGGGCCGTGCCCGCCTCGCGGGAGATCGTCCGGATCAAGGTGTGAGTCTGTTAGAGCGGGAGAACGACCGACTAAAGCGCATTTGGCGGAGAAAGAACTGGAGTGGGATGTCGCGCGAACAGTGCGGCGGCTCTGAGGATGATTGA
- a CDS encoding NAD(P)-dependent oxidoreductase, translating into MKAGAQLPAAGPVVLTGAAGRAGRAALRHLLEYGYEVIAVDTQPIPRPDGNFSGSLKATLRADLTDLGQTLEVMQGAGSVVHLANIPAPDLQAPHHTFVQNVTMNHSVFTAATLLGLGRVVWASSETTLGLPFDAPPRYAPVDEAHYPHPESSYALSKVVTETMAEDFARHSGVPFVALRFSNILGPEEYRRFPELAWPDLHVRKWNLWGYIDERDAALACQLALTAPLVGASSFIIAAADTVMPLPSRTLMAQVFPEVPLRESLTDFETLLSIDHARAHLGFEPQHSWRGTLGDPGQQWGQEQP; encoded by the coding sequence GTGAAGGCCGGCGCTCAGCTTCCCGCAGCAGGACCAGTGGTGCTGACCGGGGCGGCGGGCCGGGCTGGTCGCGCGGCCCTGCGGCATCTGCTGGAATACGGCTACGAGGTCATTGCCGTGGATACCCAGCCCATTCCCAGGCCAGACGGCAACTTTTCGGGTTCCCTAAAGGCCACCCTGCGTGCGGATCTGACCGATCTGGGCCAGACGCTGGAAGTTATGCAGGGGGCGGGCAGCGTGGTTCATCTGGCGAATATTCCTGCCCCTGATCTTCAGGCCCCGCACCACACCTTCGTGCAGAACGTGACGATGAACCACAGCGTTTTTACGGCGGCCACACTGCTGGGTCTGGGCCGGGTGGTCTGGGCGTCCAGCGAAACCACGCTGGGCCTGCCGTTCGATGCGCCGCCGCGCTACGCCCCGGTGGATGAGGCGCACTATCCGCACCCCGAATCGTCTTACGCGCTCAGTAAGGTGGTCACCGAGACGATGGCAGAAGATTTTGCGCGTCACTCAGGCGTTCCCTTCGTGGCCCTGCGGTTTTCCAACATTCTGGGGCCAGAGGAGTACCGGCGGTTTCCAGAGCTGGCCTGGCCGGATCTGCACGTACGCAAATGGAACCTGTGGGGCTACATCGACGAGCGGGACGCTGCGCTGGCCTGCCAACTGGCCCTGACCGCGCCGCTCGTGGGGGCCAGCAGCTTCATCATCGCCGCCGCCGATACGGTGATGCCGCTGCCCTCGCGCACGCTGATGGCCCAAGTATTTCCGGAGGTGCCACTGCGCGAATCGCTGACGGATTTCGAGACGCTGCTGAGCATCGACCACGCCCGCGCCCACCTCGGCTTTGAGCCTCAGCACAGCTGGCGCGGCACGCTGGGCGATCCGGGCCAGCAGTGGGGACAGGAGCAACCATGA
- a CDS encoding alpha/beta fold hydrolase has translation MHFHAFRRGHGQPLLLLHGLGSNWRTWQPVLDGLSAHREVIAVDLPGSGHTPALDGPVSIATLADAVTTFLHEHHLIGIDVVGNSMGGRLAMELARRSVVGAVVALDPGGFQQGWEQPFFDRTGQVFLGLIRLSRPLMPLLTRTRWGRTLLFAQYSSHPWDIPAELALAEMKSYAASPSVPELRRSLILRGGDVPQGAAIDTLARPMVIAWGHYDRVCLPRQAERALRLFPQAQLYWFEHSGHCPHWDSPAETVDLILKVTGRTSQPYTVRGAEAVGQGIQPSL, from the coding sequence ATGCATTTTCACGCCTTCCGCCGCGGTCACGGTCAACCGCTGCTCCTCCTGCACGGCCTCGGCAGCAACTGGCGTACTTGGCAACCCGTTCTGGACGGTCTGAGCGCCCACCGTGAAGTCATCGCCGTGGACTTGCCGGGATCTGGGCATACCCCAGCCCTGGACGGGCCCGTGTCCATTGCGACCCTGGCAGATGCGGTCACCACCTTCCTCCATGAACACCACCTCATCGGCATTGACGTCGTGGGCAACTCGATGGGGGGCCGCTTGGCCATGGAACTGGCCCGGCGCAGTGTGGTGGGGGCCGTCGTCGCCCTCGATCCAGGCGGCTTTCAGCAGGGGTGGGAACAGCCGTTTTTCGACCGAACCGGGCAGGTGTTTTTGGGACTGATCCGGCTCTCCCGGCCCCTGATGCCTCTGCTGACCCGTACCCGGTGGGGACGCACCCTGCTGTTTGCCCAATACTCCTCCCATCCTTGGGACATTCCTGCAGAGCTGGCACTGGCGGAGATGAAGTCTTACGCGGCCTCACCCTCCGTGCCGGAACTCAGGCGCAGTTTGATCTTGCGGGGCGGGGACGTGCCACAGGGCGCAGCCATCGACACCCTGGCCCGGCCGATGGTGATTGCGTGGGGCCACTACGACCGGGTGTGTTTGCCCCGGCAAGCGGAGCGGGCCCTGCGCCTGTTTCCGCAGGCGCAGCTGTACTGGTTTGAACACAGCGGGCATTGTCCGCACTGGGACAGTCCCGCCGAGACGGTCGACTTGATCCTCAAGGTAACGGGGCGAACCAGCCAGCCATATACTGTGAGGGGCGCTGAGGCCGTAGGCCAAGGAATACAGCCCTCGCTTTAG
- a CDS encoding SDR family oxidoreductase: MNVLFIGGTGIISSACSELALAQGIELFLLNRGESSRPVPDGATVLHGDIRDPASVQAALGDLTFDVVVNWVAFTPEHIETDLKLFAGRTRQYVFISSASAYQKPLGHLPITESTPLHNPFWQYSRDKIACEDRLTRAYREDGFPATIVRPSHTYDRTLLPMDGGWTVVDRMRRGKPVIVHGDGTSLWTLTHHRDFAVGFVGLLDRPAVIGEAVQITGDEWLTWNQIFELVARAAGAEAKIVHVPSEMIAAFAPDWGAGLLGDKAHSVVFDNSKIKRLVPEFRATIPYARGVQEVLAWYDANPAHQVVDAKLDGLMDEMIGQVQRVTPRR, from the coding sequence ATGAACGTCTTGTTTATCGGCGGCACAGGCATCATCAGCTCGGCGTGTTCGGAACTGGCGCTGGCGCAGGGCATAGAGCTGTTTTTGCTCAACCGGGGCGAGTCGTCCAGGCCCGTTCCAGACGGCGCAACAGTGCTGCACGGCGACATCCGCGATCCGGCCAGCGTGCAGGCGGCGCTGGGCGACCTGACGTTCGACGTGGTGGTGAACTGGGTGGCCTTCACACCCGAGCACATCGAGACCGATCTGAAGCTCTTTGCAGGCCGAACCAGACAGTATGTTTTTATCAGCTCGGCCTCGGCGTACCAGAAGCCGCTGGGGCATCTGCCGATTACAGAATCCACGCCGCTGCACAACCCGTTCTGGCAGTATTCGCGCGACAAGATCGCCTGCGAGGATCGGCTGACGCGCGCCTACCGCGAGGACGGCTTTCCGGCGACCATCGTGCGGCCCTCGCACACCTATGACCGGACGCTGCTGCCGATGGACGGCGGCTGGACGGTGGTAGACCGCATGCGCCGGGGCAAGCCGGTGATCGTTCACGGCGACGGCACCTCGCTGTGGACTCTGACCCATCACCGTGATTTCGCCGTGGGCTTCGTGGGCCTGCTGGACCGCCCGGCAGTCATCGGTGAGGCCGTGCAGATCACCGGAGACGAGTGGCTGACGTGGAACCAGATTTTTGAGCTGGTGGCCAGAGCGGCGGGCGCAGAAGCGAAGATCGTCCACGTGCCGTCCGAGATGATCGCCGCCTTCGCTCCCGACTGGGGCGCGGGCCTGCTGGGCGACAAGGCCCACAGCGTCGTCTTCGACAACAGCAAGATCAAGCGTCTGGTGCCCGAGTTCCGGGCCACCATTCCCTATGCGCGTGGCGTGCAGGAAGTGTTGGCGTGGTATGACGCGAATCCGGCGCACCAGGTCGTGGATGCAAAGTTGGATGGCCTGATGGACGAGATGATCGGGCAGGTTCAGAGAGTGACGCCCCGGAGGTAG
- a CDS encoding aldo/keto reductase: protein MEYRHLGRTGLKVSPLCLGTMNFGPETSEQDSYTIMDAALERGVNFFDTANVYGRQPGEGVTEQIVGRWLEKNPGHRDRIVLATKVYGKMGDGPNDQKLSAYHIRKACEDSLRRLKTDHIDLYQMHHIDRATPWEEVWQAMEQLVREGKVLYVGSSNFAGWHIAQANTLAAQRHFMGLVSEQSLYNLSARMIELEVIPACQALGLGLIPWSPLGGGLLGGVLQKASEGRRASENMQQQIDKHRPQLEQYEALCREIGESPADVALAWLLHQPAVTAPIIGPRTAEQLDGALHALDIKLTEESLNKLDAIWPGPGGQAPEAYAW from the coding sequence ATGGAGTACCGTCATCTGGGCCGCACCGGCCTGAAAGTCAGCCCCCTGTGTCTGGGAACCATGAACTTCGGCCCAGAAACGAGTGAGCAGGACAGCTACACCATCATGGACGCGGCGCTGGAACGCGGTGTCAATTTCTTCGATACCGCCAACGTGTATGGCCGTCAGCCGGGCGAGGGCGTGACCGAACAGATCGTCGGGCGCTGGTTGGAGAAAAACCCAGGCCACCGTGACCGGATCGTGCTGGCCACCAAGGTCTACGGCAAGATGGGGGACGGCCCCAATGATCAGAAGCTCTCGGCCTACCATATCCGCAAGGCGTGTGAGGACAGCCTGCGCCGCCTCAAAACCGATCACATCGACCTGTACCAGATGCACCACATCGACCGGGCCACGCCCTGGGAAGAGGTCTGGCAGGCGATGGAACAACTGGTGCGAGAGGGCAAAGTGCTATATGTGGGCAGCAGCAACTTCGCGGGCTGGCATATCGCGCAGGCCAACACGCTGGCCGCCCAGCGCCACTTTATGGGTCTGGTGTCCGAGCAGAGCCTGTACAACCTGTCGGCCCGCATGATCGAGTTGGAGGTCATTCCCGCGTGTCAGGCGCTGGGCCTGGGGCTGATTCCCTGGAGTCCACTGGGCGGCGGCCTGCTGGGCGGGGTCTTGCAAAAAGCCAGCGAGGGTCGCCGCGCCAGCGAGAACATGCAACAGCAGATCGACAAACACCGCCCGCAACTGGAGCAGTACGAGGCGCTGTGCAGGGAAATCGGTGAATCCCCGGCGGATGTGGCGCTGGCCTGGCTGCTGCATCAGCCCGCCGTGACCGCACCGATCATCGGCCCGCGCACGGCAGAGCAGTTGGACGGCGCACTGCACGCGCTGGACATCAAGCTGACAGAGGAAAGCCTGAACAAGCTGGACGCCATCTGGCCCGGCCCCGGCGGACAGGCTCCGGAAGCCTACGCGTGGTGA
- a CDS encoding LysM peptidoglycan-binding domain-containing protein encodes MKRRSLWAGVLLVTLWTVPASAAPYTVKPGDTLYSLARLVGLTVAQLQTLNSLTGTGLKVGQVLELPAAGGPLASPPPLDRPDLEPVAGRVSRAGCCAHPVWTADSAQLLFLDRPAGREVGMYSVPADGMEPTGLWRLPPTLLSEGGLYGLQPTGPATAVALQLGAASAGVTVPTSGRDAVWSPGGRLAWPTYGAADRNDWTPLTVLTADPFRMEAKAASRPLVTVYGGRLVGWLNEDTLLLTGRLARTDARRSVLTVNQATGRTRVLAQGQLLSGVRPSPDGTQVLFRVTLDAAGRNGMFVVPTAGGAVWPLPTFGSARWQDNARLLVVPYEPGLASHRLLRVDVMLGQTEDLLSFSDKIAGDDWQVAPDGTRLAYVSARDRALRVLTLLDEGVLP; translated from the coding sequence ATGAAGCGGAGAAGCCTGTGGGCGGGCGTCTTGTTGGTGACCTTGTGGACTGTTCCAGCTTCGGCGGCACCCTACACGGTCAAGCCAGGCGACACCCTCTACAGCCTGGCGCGCCTGGTGGGCCTCACGGTGGCGCAGCTCCAAACGCTCAACAGTCTGACCGGCACGGGTCTGAAGGTCGGTCAGGTGCTGGAGCTACCCGCTGCCGGGGGGCCACTTGCTTCACCGCCCCCCTTGGACAGACCGGATCTGGAACCTGTCGCCGGACGGGTCTCGCGCGCTGGTTGCTGCGCCCACCCGGTCTGGACGGCAGACAGCGCCCAGCTGTTGTTCCTGGATCGTCCTGCAGGACGCGAGGTGGGCATGTACAGCGTGCCGGCCGATGGCATGGAACCCACTGGCCTGTGGCGTCTTCCACCAACGCTGCTCTCCGAGGGTGGCCTCTATGGGTTGCAACCCACTGGCCCAGCGACGGCTGTGGCCCTGCAACTCGGCGCTGCCTCGGCGGGAGTCACGGTGCCGACCAGTGGACGGGACGCCGTCTGGTCGCCAGGTGGCCGGTTGGCCTGGCCCACCTACGGCGCCGCCGACCGGAACGACTGGACGCCCCTGACGGTCTTGACCGCCGATCCCTTCAGGATGGAGGCCAAGGCGGCGTCCCGTCCACTGGTGACGGTGTACGGGGGACGGCTGGTGGGCTGGCTGAACGAGGACACGCTGCTGCTGACGGGACGACTGGCCCGAACTGACGCCCGGCGCTCGGTTCTGACGGTGAATCAGGCCACGGGACGCACACGTGTACTGGCGCAAGGCCAACTGCTGAGTGGGGTGCGGCCCAGCCCGGACGGCACCCAGGTGCTGTTCCGGGTCACCCTGGACGCGGCGGGGCGCAACGGCATGTTCGTTGTGCCCACGGCGGGTGGAGCCGTCTGGCCCCTCCCCACCTTCGGGTCTGCGCGGTGGCAGGACAATGCCCGGCTGCTGGTCGTGCCCTACGAGCCGGGCCTGGCCTCACACCGTCTCCTGCGTGTAGACGTGATGCTGGGCCAGACTGAAGACCTGCTGTCGTTCTCCGACAAGATCGCGGGCGACGACTGGCAAGTGGCTCCAGATGGAACGCGCCTGGCCTACGTCAGTGCCAGAGACCGGGCGCTGCGTGTCCTGACACTGCTGGATGAGGGTGTTCTTCCCTGA
- a CDS encoding M23 family metallopeptidase has translation MGKPAALSSLPTPAGQYGLPFAAPPGPDTWLMGQFYGNTTFAYEQRRSLYGNGQGLHFGLDFSAPCGTPVVAIADGVVSEVDGPHGSAPHNLVINHPDGLSSLYGHLLNRAAVKVGQQVRRGEVVALSGDSQETCVSEPHLHLEIRDHSHQLLLNPVGYLHADWASLGLVDPDMDGAGFQQDLRQPGVWQAPGEQPGVRLRGPLLNNFAQPWPPPAPSTPVRK, from the coding sequence GTGGGTAAGCCGGCAGCACTCTCCAGCCTGCCCACCCCCGCTGGCCAGTACGGGCTGCCCTTCGCGGCACCTCCGGGTCCAGATACCTGGCTGATGGGGCAGTTCTACGGCAACACCACCTTTGCGTACGAGCAGCGGCGCAGCCTGTACGGCAATGGTCAGGGCCTGCACTTCGGTCTGGATTTCAGTGCGCCTTGTGGCACGCCGGTCGTGGCGATCGCAGACGGCGTCGTCTCGGAGGTGGATGGCCCACACGGTTCCGCGCCGCACAACCTGGTCATCAATCATCCGGATGGCCTCTCCAGCCTGTACGGGCACCTGCTGAACCGGGCGGCGGTAAAAGTGGGGCAGCAGGTTCGGCGCGGAGAGGTGGTGGCCCTGTCGGGCGACTCCCAGGAGACGTGCGTGTCTGAGCCTCACCTCCACCTGGAGATTCGCGATCATTCGCATCAGCTGCTCCTCAACCCCGTGGGTTACTTGCATGCCGACTGGGCCTCTCTGGGTTTGGTAGATCCGGACATGGATGGAGCGGGCTTTCAGCAAGACCTGCGGCAACCTGGCGTCTGGCAGGCTCCCGGGGAGCAGCCGGGCGTCCGGCTCCGCGGCCCGCTCCTGAACAACTTTGCTCAGCCGTGGCCGCCACCTGCGCCCAGTACGCCGGTGAGAAAATGA
- a CDS encoding integrase core domain-containing protein — MRRFAQYVEVPYWRLRNHQHSVPVRCARQQHRDELYEKVRQTALLHSTSGYRLLYQELQAQGEEIGLHQIRTALGELQLHPLQPRKTRKPPKEVSSPQDWPEGRRVQIDATRLSFPDGVCWIYFVLGVLSRVVLASRVVRSRSMHLAKLTLDEPVAVLRAEGHAETILVQGDGGSDFASEVFQQGCLKYGLWVRSKVSQPGGTGILERLNRTYKYQFAFRHDWQCLAEVRAARPEVHRWYNHQRRVTALDYATPWSTFTSSAKARNAAWRISWITTIPIHEASSGDGPLAYFPSHSPSHETPLCY; from the coding sequence TTGCGGCGCTTTGCCCAGTACGTCGAGGTTCCGTATTGGCGACTTCGCAACCATCAGCACAGCGTGCCGGTGCGCTGTGCGCGCCAGCAACATCGCGATGAGCTGTACGAGAAGGTGCGCCAGACGGCGTTGTTGCACTCCACTTCGGGTTACCGCTTGCTCTATCAGGAATTGCAGGCACAGGGCGAAGAGATCGGCCTGCATCAGATTCGAACGGCCTTGGGTGAACTACAGCTCCATCCCCTGCAGCCTCGGAAAACAAGGAAACCTCCCAAGGAGGTTTCTAGCCCTCAGGATTGGCCAGAAGGACGCCGGGTGCAGATTGATGCCACACGCCTCTCCTTCCCGGATGGCGTCTGCTGGATTTACTTCGTGCTGGGTGTTCTGTCACGCGTGGTTCTGGCCAGCCGGGTGGTGCGGAGCCGATCGATGCACCTGGCCAAGCTCACGCTTGACGAACCGGTCGCTGTCCTGCGGGCCGAGGGCCACGCGGAAACCATTCTCGTGCAAGGTGACGGAGGCAGCGACTTCGCCAGCGAGGTCTTTCAACAGGGCTGCTTGAAGTACGGCCTCTGGGTGCGCTCCAAGGTCTCTCAGCCAGGTGGCACCGGAATCCTGGAAAGACTCAACAGAACCTACAAATATCAATTTGCTTTCCGTCATGACTGGCAGTGCCTGGCCGAGGTTCGCGCGGCCAGGCCAGAAGTTCACCGTTGGTACAACCACCAGCGCCGAGTGACGGCGCTGGACTACGCCACGCCCTGGTCTACATTTACCTCATCGGCGAAGGCTCGCAACGCCGCTTGGAGAATTTCTTGGATCACGACCATCCCAATCCATGAGGCCTCGTCTGGCGATGGCCCTCTCGCCTACTTTCCTTCTCATTCACCCAGTCATGAAACTCCGCTCTGTTATTAA